DNA from Lentibacillus amyloliquefaciens:
CCTTCCACAGAGAATTCGGTGGTCCGGAGAATGCCACTTCTCCCTGTTTCAGAATAACAGCATGATCGGCGGCATCGACAATATTCATATCATGGGTGACGAAAATGATAGCCATCCCCTTCGCTTTCAACCCCATGACATAATCCATCAATTCGGCTGTTGTGGCGGCGTCCTGCCCGAACGTCGGCTCATCAAACAACAAGATATCCGGTGTCTCATCAAGCACGGTCGCCACACTCAAACGCCGCTTCTGTCCGCCGCTTAGAGCAAATGGATTGCTGTTGCGGCACTCTTTCAAATGAAACTGTTCCATTAGCCCGCCCGCAATATTTTTCATCTCTTCTTCAGCATAACCGTTGAGTTTCATCCCGAATGTCAGCTCCTCATAAACGGTATCCGTGATAAACTGATGTTCCGGATTCTGGAAGACAAAACCCATCCGCTTCCGCAGGTCGTTCTCCTGCCATTTTCCAAGCGGGTGATCAAACATAGAGATATCCCCTTTTTCCGGTTCCAGAAGTCCGGCCAACAGCTGAAGAAGGGTAGATTTTCCCGCTCCGTTCTCTCCGGCAACGGCAATAAACTCTCCGCCATGAACATCCATATTCACGTTCTTCAACACGCTTTGTTTGCCGTGGGAAAAGGACAAATCACGGACTGAAAGCACGTTTTCACGCGATTGCATGCCCCAATTCCATTTTTCCCGAAATGCAGGGGTGCTTGAGTATTCTCCTGGTAAAAAGACGCCTTCCTGTTCCAGTAGCTGCTTTTGTTCCGAGAACAGCCGATCTGGCGTGTCATCGGCCAGAAGTTTCCCATCACGGCCGAGCACCAATACTCGTTCGATCAACCGGAGCCATTCCTCTGCTTGATGCTCAATAATCAGAACTGACATCTTCTGTTCCTCCTGAATCTCCTCCACGAGCTTGACAAAATCCAGACTTGATATCGGATCCAGATTCGCTGTTGGTTCATCCAGAATCAGCAAGCCCGGTTCAAGCAGAAGCACGGCAGCGAGGGCGATCTTTTGTTTCTGACCACCCGACAGCTCATGGATGTTGTGCTGATTAAAGCCTTCCATTCCAACAGCTCTCAGCGCCGATTCAATTCTACTGCGAATATCGGAAGCGGGGATCTTTCTATTTTCCAGCGTGAACGCCAGCTCATCTTCAACCGTAATCATGCAAAACTGGCTTTCCGGATCCTGAAAAACAATACCGATTTCCTGTGTCAGCTCCCCCGTCTCATATTCCTGAATATGTCTCCCGAGGAAAAAGATATCCCCGGAAGACGTTCCTTCCACGGCTTCCGGATATAAACCGTTGAGACAAAGAGCCAGACTGCTTTTACCTGAGCCGCTTGCTCCCATCAAAAGCGTTACTTCATTTTGGTTCAGTTTAAAGTCAAGACGATCGAACAAGCGCTGTTCATCGATATCCTCATAGGAAAAGGAAAAATTACACACCTCTATTATCGGCTTCTGCCGTCCCTTAAGCACTTTCATATTTCCGCTTCCTCTGCAATTCTTTACCTAATGCATAGCCTCGGAGCACACCGGTCTGCGCGAGCTGATCACTGAGCCATTTGCCAAGAACACCCGAAATCAAAGCGGCACTGATAATCCGTACGATCAATGTTGAGACAATCAGCCATGGTGCCAAAGCAATCATCCCGGCAGAATACAAATGCCAGGCAAAACTGACCACAGCAGTAGATATACCGGATAATACGAGAACCCGCAGGCGATAATCCTTCCAACCGGTCAGGGCGAAAGCGAGCTCTGCTCCTGCCCCTTGAATGGCAGCGGAAAGAAGCAATCCGGGTCCCGCCGCTGACCCAAGCAGAACCTCGACGATTCCCGCAATGAATTCAGCAGTAAAGGCAACCCCAGGCTTCCGCAGAATGTAAGCAGCCATTATGGCGACTATGAACCAAACACCATAGATGACTTCATAGCCAAACGGTGCCAGACCGAATGGTG
Protein-coding regions in this window:
- a CDS encoding ECF transporter S component; amino-acid sequence: MTKQWKLKEIVLMSILGVVFGVIYLVFFLVGEGVRNILAPFGLAPFGYEVIYGVWFIVAIMAAYILRKPGVAFTAEFIAGIVEVLLGSAAGPGLLLSAAIQGAGAELAFALTGWKDYRLRVLVLSGISTAVVSFAWHLYSAGMIALAPWLIVSTLIVRIISAALISGVLGKWLSDQLAQTGVLRGYALGKELQRKRKYESA
- a CDS encoding ABC transporter ATP-binding protein: MKVLKGRQKPIIEVCNFSFSYEDIDEQRLFDRLDFKLNQNEVTLLMGASGSGKSSLALCLNGLYPEAVEGTSSGDIFFLGRHIQEYETGELTQEIGIVFQDPESQFCMITVEDELAFTLENRKIPASDIRSRIESALRAVGMEGFNQHNIHELSGGQKQKIALAAVLLLEPGLLILDEPTANLDPISSLDFVKLVEEIQEEQKMSVLIIEHQAEEWLRLIERVLVLGRDGKLLADDTPDRLFSEQKQLLEQEGVFLPGEYSSTPAFREKWNWGMQSRENVLSVRDLSFSHGKQSVLKNVNMDVHGGEFIAVAGENGAGKSTLLQLLAGLLEPEKGDISMFDHPLGKWQENDLRKRMGFVFQNPEHQFITDTVYEELTFGMKLNGYAEEEMKNIAGGLMEQFHLKECRNSNPFALSGGQKRRLSVATVLDETPDILLFDEPTFGQDAATTAELMDYVMGLKAKGMAIIFVTHDMNIVDAADHAVILKQGEVAFSGPPNSLWKEERLLHEARLRLPARFRKRRREGEIYDLIH